A single genomic interval of Stieleria maiorica harbors:
- a CDS encoding diheme cytochrome c precursor: MSDQPAPARRGRLTSIFLFVVIVVSAIGYLVGLSDGVPKADGIPGGPIAAVAETSNTDTSGKVVAAVNYAEIPATAMGPTAAFQSKPASLPQPPEYDLFVKIEPSEADKAESSRIRSSRRAYNGAPPVIPHAVENTSDAACYACHGGGIQMAGMKASVMSHVYLANCTQCHAPPPPAPFQDVPHEVDNRFVGLAAPQAGKRAYPGAPPTIPHSQWMRESCSACHGGPNGWAGMESTHPWRTICTQCHAPSAVLDQAIPTETIPMLPPLDVAAK; this comes from the coding sequence ATGAGCGATCAACCAGCGCCCGCGCGGCGGGGACGCCTGACGTCCATCTTTTTGTTTGTGGTGATCGTCGTTTCGGCGATCGGTTACCTGGTCGGACTTTCCGACGGCGTTCCGAAAGCGGACGGAATCCCTGGTGGTCCGATCGCCGCGGTCGCGGAAACGTCCAACACCGACACGTCCGGCAAGGTTGTTGCTGCGGTCAACTATGCCGAGATCCCCGCCACGGCGATGGGGCCGACCGCCGCATTTCAATCCAAGCCGGCTTCCCTGCCGCAACCGCCCGAGTACGATTTGTTCGTCAAAATCGAACCGAGTGAAGCGGACAAAGCCGAATCGAGCCGGATCCGATCGTCACGCCGAGCCTACAACGGCGCCCCACCTGTCATTCCCCACGCGGTCGAAAACACGTCCGACGCGGCCTGTTACGCCTGCCATGGCGGCGGGATCCAAATGGCGGGGATGAAAGCCAGCGTGATGTCACATGTTTACCTGGCCAACTGCACCCAGTGCCATGCACCGCCACCGCCGGCGCCCTTTCAAGACGTTCCCCACGAAGTGGACAACCGCTTCGTCGGCCTGGCGGCGCCCCAAGCCGGCAAGCGCGCCTACCCGGGCGCCCCGCCGACGATCCCGCATTCGCAATGGATGCGGGAAAGCTGTAGCGCCTGTCATGGCGGGCCCAACGGTTGGGCAGGCATGGAATCGACCCACCCTTGGCGGACCATCTGCACCCAATGCCACGCGCCCTCGGCGGTGTTGGATCAAGCGATCCCGACCGAGACGATCCCGATGCTCCCGCCGCTGGACGTGGCGGCGAAGTGA